A genomic stretch from Oreochromis niloticus isolate F11D_XX linkage group LG11, O_niloticus_UMD_NMBU, whole genome shotgun sequence includes:
- the LOC100710014 gene encoding acidic leucine-rich nuclear phosphoprotein 32 family member E isoform X2: MVNVGLSSLSKLPSLPKLRKLEVSDNTISGGLDALAEKCPSLTYLNLSGNKIKDLSTIEPLQNLKNLKSLDLYSCEVTALDDYRDGVFELLPQLTYLDGFDEEDNEVPDSEAENDEDDEAGPPGDDDDDDDEEDDEGSEGDEVGLSYLMKEGIQDEEDDGDYVEEDEEDEEEEEDGDEDGAAVQGEKRKRDADDEGEDDDDE; encoded by the exons ATGGTGAACGTCGGCCTCAGCTCGCTCTCCAAACTGCCCTCACTGCCCAAACTACGCAAG TTGGAGGTGAGCGATAACACCATCTCGGGGGGTCTGGATGCGCTGGCTGAGAAATGTCCCAGCCTCACCTACCTGAACCTGAGCGGGAACAAGATCAAGGATCTGAGCACCATCGAGCCTTTG CAAAACCTGAAGAACCTGAAGAGCCTGGACCTGTACAGCTGTGAGGTCACGGCGCTGGATGACTACAGAGATGGCGTCTTCGAGCTGCTGCCTCAGCTCACCTACCTGGATGGGTTTGACGAGGAAGACAACGAGGTGCCCGACTCCGAGGCAGAGAACG atgaggatgatgaagcCGGCCCACccggagatgatgatgatgatgatgatgaagaggatgatgaagGCTCTGAGGGAGACGAGGTCGGCCTGTCGTACCTGATGAAGGAGGGAATCCAG gATGAAGAGGACGATGGAGACTACGTCGAGGAGGACGAAGAGgacgaggaagaagaagaggatggAG ATGAGGACGGCGCCGCTGTTCAGGGcgagaagaggaagagagacgCCGACGACGAAGGTGAAGATGACGACGACGAGTAG
- the LOC100710014 gene encoding acidic leucine-rich nuclear phosphoprotein 32 family member E isoform X1, whose translation MEMKKRISLELRNRNPAEVAELVVDNCRSSDGEVEGLTDDYTGLEILSMVNVGLSSLSKLPSLPKLRKLEVSDNTISGGLDALAEKCPSLTYLNLSGNKIKDLSTIEPLQNLKNLKSLDLYSCEVTALDDYRDGVFELLPQLTYLDGFDEEDNEVPDSEAENDEDDEAGPPGDDDDDDDEEDDEGSEGDEVGLSYLMKEGIQDEEDDGDYVEEDEEDEEEEEDGDEDGAAVQGEKRKRDADDEGEDDDDE comes from the exons ATGGAGATGAAGAAGAGGATTAGTCTGGAGCTGAGGAACAGAAATCCAGCCGAG GTGGCGGAGCTGGTGGTGGATAACTGTCGCTCCAGCGATGGTGAGGTGGAAGGACTCACGGACGATTACACTGGGCTGGAGATCCTCAGCATGGTGAACGTCGGCCTCAGCTCGCTCTCCAAACTGCCCTCACTGCCCAAACTACGCAAG TTGGAGGTGAGCGATAACACCATCTCGGGGGGTCTGGATGCGCTGGCTGAGAAATGTCCCAGCCTCACCTACCTGAACCTGAGCGGGAACAAGATCAAGGATCTGAGCACCATCGAGCCTTTG CAAAACCTGAAGAACCTGAAGAGCCTGGACCTGTACAGCTGTGAGGTCACGGCGCTGGATGACTACAGAGATGGCGTCTTCGAGCTGCTGCCTCAGCTCACCTACCTGGATGGGTTTGACGAGGAAGACAACGAGGTGCCCGACTCCGAGGCAGAGAACG atgaggatgatgaagcCGGCCCACccggagatgatgatgatgatgatgatgaagaggatgatgaagGCTCTGAGGGAGACGAGGTCGGCCTGTCGTACCTGATGAAGGAGGGAATCCAG gATGAAGAGGACGATGGAGACTACGTCGAGGAGGACGAAGAGgacgaggaagaagaagaggatggAG ATGAGGACGGCGCCGCTGTTCAGGGcgagaagaggaagagagacgCCGACGACGAAGGTGAAGATGACGACGACGAGTAG
- the LOC100693833 gene encoding mothers against decapentaplegic homolog 4, whose product MSVLGPAPSSADACLSIVHSLMCHRQGGENEGFAKRAIESLVKKLKEKKDELDSLITAVTTNGVHPSKCVTIQRTLDGRLQVAGRKGFPHVIYARLWRWPDLHKNELKHVKFCQFAFDLKYDSVCVNPYHYERVASPATGPQSLIKEEFMQECLQIDLPPHADPYGHPRPVGMYPSMPLSPPGSSSMVPAALTAGGSAAVWTDPASFRSLRLLTTGAGFTASLKSPSHAQLPIPPPQPPHISRAQSTAAPTNLPIGQVTALPPTPLQDRSTVGAATSHIRHCTIIILIFINNTTPPTLTSVRQHVKCYCFIQYCRSQHHSTAPYPQPVSNHPGPEFWCSISYFELDVQVGEMFKVQSSCPLVTVDGYVDPSGGDRFCLGQLSNVHRTAASHRARLHIGRGVQLECRGEGDIWMRCLSDHSVFVQSFYLDREAGRAPGDGVHKIYPGAYIKVFDLRQCHRQMQQQAAAAQAAVETQAAAVVGAIPGPNSVGGIAPAVSVRSAAGLGVDDLRRLCIVRLSFVKGWGCDYPRQSIKDTPCWLEVHLHRALQLLDQVLHTLPPREHAL is encoded by the exons TCAGCATCGTCCACAGTCTGATGTGCCACCGGCAGGGCGGCGAGAACGAGGGCTTTGCCAAGCGCGCCATCGAGAGTctggtgaagaagctgaaggagAAGAAGGACGAACTAGACTCCCTCATCACCGCCGTCACCACCAACGGCGTCCACCCCAGCAAGTGCGTCACCATCCAGAGGACGCTGGATGGCCGGCTGCAG GTAGCGGGTAGAAAAGGCTTCCCTCATGTGATCTACGCACGCCTGTGGCGGTGGCCAGACCTCCACAAGAACGAGCTGAAGCACGTCAAGTTCTGTCAGTTTGCCTTCGACCTGAAGTACGACAGCGTGTGTGTGAACCCCTACCACTACGAGAGGGTGGCGTCCCCCGCCACAG GTCCTCAGTCTCTCATAAAGGAGGAGTTTATGCAGGAGTGTCTGCAAATCGACCTGCCCCCCCATGCCGACCCCTATGGCCACCCGCGGCCTGTCGGCATGTATCCCAGCATGCCTTTGTCTCCCCCAG GCAGCAGCTCCATGGTGCCTGCAGCTCTGACCGCCGGGGGGTCGGCGGCGGTCTGGACGGACCCGGCCTCCTTCAGATCGCTCCGCCTCCTAACCACGGGGGCAGGCTTCACCGCCTCACTCAAATCCCCCTCACACGCCCAGCTCCCCATCCCCCCACCCCAGCCTCCCCACATCAGCAGAGCCCAGAGTACAGCGGCCCCCACAAACCTG CCAATTGGGCAGGTAACAGCCCTGCCTCCTACACCTCTGCAGGACCGCAGCACAGTGGGCGCAGCAACCAGCCACATCCGCCATTgcaccatcatcatcctcatcttcatcaACAACACCACGCCCCCAACACTCACTTCTGTAAgacagcatgttaaatgttactGCTTTATTCAGTACTGTA GGTCACAGCATCACAGCACCGCTCCGTATCCACAGCCGGTGTCCAACCACCCAG GTCCAGAGTTCTGGTGCTCCATCTCCTACTTCGAGCTGGACGTTCAGGTTGGTGAGATGTTTAAGGTCCAGTCCAGCTGTCCACTGGTGACCGTGGACGGGTACGTGGATCCTTCGGGAGGAGATCGATTCTGTTTGGGACAGCTGAGCAATGTCCACCGTACAGCTGCCAGCCACCGCGCCAG GCTCCACATCGGCCGGGGGGTTCAGCTGGAGTGTCGGGGGGAGGGTGACATCTGGATGCGTTGCCTTAGCGACCACTCTGTGTTTGTCCAGAGTTTCTATCTGGACCGGGAGGCGGGCAGAGCACCAGGCGACGGCGTTCATAAGATCTACCCTGGAGCATACATCAAG GTGTTCGACCTGCGGCAGTGTCACCGGCAGATGCAGCAGCAGGCGGCAGCGGCTCAGGCAGCTGTGGAGACTCAGGCAGCCGCGGTTGTCGGTGCAATTCCCGGTCCGAACAGTGTGGGAGGGATCGCGCCTGCTGTCA GTGTGCGCTCAGCGGCCGGTCTGGGCGTGGACGACCTCCGCAGGCTGTGCATCGTGCGGCTGAGCTTCGTCAAAGGGTGGGGGTGTGACTACCCACGGCAGAGCATCAAGGACACCCCCTGCTGGCTGGAGGTGCACCTGCACAGAGCGCTGCAGCTGCTTGACCAGGTGCTGCACACGCTGCCGCCGCGAGAGCACGCACTCTAG